From Aspergillus fumigatus Af293 chromosome 3, whole genome shotgun sequence, a single genomic window includes:
- a CDS encoding putative proline oxidase Put1, producing the protein MSLVPKRPGIVSLLAGKQLRCQVSTLNTTPPTHRPQDAIISQPSPSSKKAPLSVLPTGALIRSLLFTSIMSSPLLNPCLAIMKYVVDSNSPLLNPSKNPLIDYLLRKTIYNHFCAGTNEDEVRKTVQDMKSLGFKGVILGYARESIAKADENDNSSFHAEKSQLAIQDQAVEEWRQGNLRTLKMIGAGDFLGIKFTGAGPKAVAALSQGDLVPPPSIAQAIDEICEATASQNSRLWIDAEQQVFQPAIDAWTIDLMRRFNRNGQIVVYNTIQAYLKSSSENVHRHLCLAQKQGWTLGIKLVRGAYIAHDIRSRIHDTKADTDNSYDHIVESLLSRKFPLKVAADNAAAFPDVRLFVASHNAESVRKASALYRQRINNGQPTIPLEIGQLQGMADEVSCELLAGNSTGQSEMPTPGVFKCLAWGTTEECLHFLLRRAIENKSALERTKDTAVAMRREAWRRLWW; encoded by the exons ATGTCTTTAGTGCCAAAGCGACCCGGCATTGTGTCTTTGCTTGCAGGCAAACAATTACGGTGTCAAGTTTCAACATTGAATACAACACCTCCTACACACCGGCCTCAAGATGCCATCATTTCAcagccatctccatcttcaaagAAGGCGCCTCTCTCAGTGTTACCAACAGGAGCCCTTATTCGTTCGCTTTTGTTCACATCCATCATGTCCTCTCCCTTACTGAACCCCTGTTTAGCAATAATGAAATACGTTGTGGATTCAAACTCTCCCCTCCTCAATCCATCAAAGAACCCGCTCATAGACTACCTCCTCCGAAAAACAATCTACAATCACTTCTGCGCAGGCACGAACGAGGATGAAGTGCGCAAGACCGTTCAGGATATGAAAAGCCTAGGATTTAAGGGTGTTATCCTTGGATACGCTAGAGAATCAATTGCGAAGGCTGACGAAAACGACAACAGCAGCTTTCATGCCGAGAAAAGTCAACTAGCAATTCAAGACCAAGCAGTGGAGGAATGGAGACAAGGAAACCTACGGACACTGAAGATGATTGGCGCAGGAGACTTCCTTGGAATCAA ATTCACCGGTGCAGGCCCCAAAGCTGTCGCAGCCCTTTCTCAGGGCGACCTCGTTCCGCCCCCCTCTATCGCTCAAGCTATTGATGAGATCTGCGAGGCCACAGCATCCCAGAACTCCCGTCTTTGGATCGATGCAGAACAGCAAGTCTTTCAGCCGGCGATAGACGCATGGACGATTGACCTAATGCGAAGATTCAACCGAAACGGACAAATAGTCGTCTACAACACTATCCAGGCGTATTTGAAGTCCTCGAGCGAGAACGTCCATCGGCACCTTTGCCTAGCGCAAAAGCAAGGATGGACATTGGGAATCAAGCTTGTCCGCGGGGCTTACATCGCACATGATATCAGATCCCGGATACACGATACTAAGGCAGATACGGATAACAGCTACGACCATATCGTTGAAAGCCTTTTATCACGGAAGTTCCCGCTGAAAGTAGCGGCTGATAATGCGGCAGCGTTCCCGGATGTACGGTTGTTCGTGGCCTCTCATAACGCGGAAAGCGTGCGCAAGGCGTCGGCGCTGTATAGACAGAGGATCAATAACGGTCAACCCACGATTCCACTTGAGATTGGCCAGTTGCAAGGGATGGCAGACGAAGTGAGCTGTGAGTTGTTGGCTGGGAACAGCACGGGTCAGTCGGAGATGCCGACGCCTGGAGTATTCAAGTGCCTGGCTTGGGGAACAACGGAAGAATGTCTGCATTTCCTGTTGCGAAGAGCGATTGAGAATAAATCGGCCCTGGAGAGGACCAAAGACACAGCAGTAGCGATGCGACGGGAAGCCTGGAGGAGACTTTGGTGGTGA